In Bacteroidales bacterium, one genomic interval encodes:
- a CDS encoding beta-glycosidase — protein sequence MEKRHFPCFISKKYIFFLFAIFFVSVVTAQENHLTGDWYAKKANQTQQDGQTLTRHDINSHNWLNAVVPGTVLTTLLHNNEIPDPFYATNNDSIPDIYNTGVDYYTYWFYTTFEIPKSKEYSNVWLNLRGINYSAEIYLNGHKVNRDSIKGMFLRHRLNITDLTKRGEKNRLAILVHPPNPPGKANGGQGGDGIIAKNVTMQFTAGWDWIKPIRDRNTGIWDKISVTTSGPVTLEDPYIITDVPGKREPEEEQYPAYVNVAVQAQNHGEKALSGYCTYKVGAYSDTMSIQIPAGSKKRIEFETLEIQDPKLWWPNGMGKANLYPVEIQFFNKDSQTSDNKNLKIGIRDITTKMDTSSGGRMFRVNGQKLFIRGGNWIASDALLRLSAERYEHEVRMHAEANLNTIRIWGGSITERPEFYEACDKHGILVWQDLWITGDCNGRWRDPKKKENRKQRRQYPDNHQLFLKSARDQIKMLRNHPSLCVWIGGNEFPPPPGINDSLKNKIFPDLDRKREYFELSTSENLSQNIYPGTVGDGPYGYQDPEMFFNKRHYPLNSEIGSVGMPVYETLEKILSPEHIKNFPGTKDEPDREWRYHCYIGYSTGRFDYIDIYGTPETAKAFCEQAQIANYLQYRSLIEGMNAQMWNWYTGVLIWKTQNPWSSLRGQLYDHSLAQNGAFYGVRKAAEPLHAQVNLGDRSVKVVNTTAHNKENLTLESSIYDRLGKQHKKTVRSISIPSMDTKRLFKVYPPSDTTKVFFVKLKLLENNREISENFYWLSDNRYNFRYLNQLKEVQVSLSDERLDDSTIKINLKNESSTPALWNRLQLHDSKSNERILPAFYSDNYFSLLPGESKTVTIDLPAGAEKETADMSVELSGFNTENRKIQIME from the coding sequence ATGGAAAAAAGACATTTTCCCTGCTTCATCAGTAAAAAATACATTTTCTTTCTATTTGCAATATTTTTTGTCTCTGTGGTAACCGCCCAGGAGAATCATCTAACAGGTGACTGGTATGCCAAAAAAGCCAATCAAACCCAGCAGGATGGCCAGACATTAACCCGCCACGACATCAACAGCCACAACTGGCTGAATGCAGTGGTCCCCGGAACAGTCCTCACCACCCTCCTGCACAATAACGAAATTCCGGATCCCTTTTATGCAACAAACAACGACTCGATACCCGACATTTATAATACAGGGGTGGATTACTACACCTATTGGTTCTATACTACTTTTGAAATCCCGAAATCAAAGGAATACTCAAATGTATGGCTCAATCTCCGGGGCATAAATTATTCCGCCGAAATATATCTGAACGGCCATAAAGTAAACCGTGATAGCATAAAAGGAATGTTTCTCCGCCATCGGCTGAACATCACTGATCTCACAAAGCGGGGCGAGAAGAACCGGCTGGCCATACTGGTCCATCCGCCCAATCCACCGGGAAAGGCCAATGGTGGTCAGGGGGGTGACGGTATCATAGCCAAAAATGTAACCATGCAGTTTACTGCCGGCTGGGACTGGATAAAACCCATCCGTGACCGGAATACCGGCATCTGGGACAAGATCTCCGTAACCACCAGCGGGCCGGTAACGCTTGAAGATCCGTATATTATAACGGATGTTCCCGGAAAACGGGAACCGGAAGAAGAACAGTACCCCGCTTATGTGAATGTTGCTGTTCAGGCACAAAATCATGGGGAAAAAGCGCTTTCAGGTTATTGCACTTATAAAGTGGGAGCTTATTCAGATACTATGTCCATCCAAATACCGGCAGGAAGCAAAAAACGAATCGAATTCGAAACCCTGGAAATTCAGGATCCAAAACTCTGGTGGCCCAACGGCATGGGAAAAGCCAACCTCTATCCGGTAGAAATACAATTTTTTAATAAAGACAGTCAAACTTCCGACAACAAAAACCTGAAAATCGGAATCCGGGATATTACCACAAAAATGGATACATCTTCAGGAGGACGTATGTTCAGGGTCAACGGCCAGAAACTTTTTATCCGGGGAGGCAACTGGATCGCTTCGGATGCCTTGCTTCGATTGTCTGCTGAACGTTATGAGCATGAAGTACGGATGCATGCAGAAGCCAATTTGAATACCATCCGCATCTGGGGCGGCTCCATTACTGAAAGGCCCGAATTTTATGAAGCCTGCGACAAGCACGGCATACTTGTATGGCAGGATTTATGGATAACAGGAGATTGCAACGGCAGATGGAGGGATCCGAAGAAAAAGGAAAACCGCAAACAAAGGCGTCAATATCCCGATAATCACCAGCTATTCCTTAAGTCAGCAAGGGATCAGATAAAGATGCTGCGCAACCATCCAAGCCTTTGTGTATGGATCGGTGGCAATGAATTTCCTCCCCCTCCCGGTATCAACGATTCATTGAAAAACAAAATCTTTCCTGATCTCGACAGAAAAAGGGAGTATTTCGAGTTGTCCACTTCAGAAAACCTTTCCCAGAACATATATCCCGGAACAGTTGGAGATGGTCCTTACGGCTACCAGGATCCGGAGATGTTTTTCAACAAAAGACACTATCCCCTTAATTCGGAGATTGGCTCTGTCGGGATGCCGGTCTATGAAACTCTTGAAAAAATCCTCTCTCCCGAACATATAAAAAATTTTCCCGGCACAAAAGATGAACCTGACAGAGAATGGCGCTACCATTGCTATATTGGTTACAGTACCGGTCGTTTTGATTACATCGATATTTATGGTACCCCCGAAACTGCAAAGGCATTCTGTGAACAGGCACAGATTGCCAATTATCTGCAATACCGTTCCCTTATAGAGGGCATGAATGCACAGATGTGGAACTGGTACACCGGGGTGCTGATATGGAAAACCCAGAATCCCTGGAGCTCACTGAGAGGTCAGCTCTACGACCATTCACTGGCACAAAACGGTGCTTTTTATGGTGTCAGGAAAGCAGCAGAACCATTGCATGCTCAAGTTAATTTGGGCGATAGAAGTGTAAAAGTCGTCAATACTACTGCCCACAACAAAGAAAATCTTACACTGGAAAGCAGTATTTATGACAGGTTGGGAAAGCAACATAAAAAAACAGTTCGAAGTATTTCCATCCCTTCCATGGATACCAAACGGCTATTCAAAGTCTATCCTCCATCTGATACCACCAAAGTGTTCTTTGTGAAGCTAAAGCTTTTAGAAAACAACAGAGAAATTTCCGAAAATTTCTACTGGCTCAGTGACAACCGCTATAACTTTAGGTATCTGAACCAATTGAAAGAGGTTCAGGTATCCCTGAGTGACGAAAGGCTAGATGATAGCACTATAAAAATCAACCTGAAAAATGAAAGCAGTACTCCTGCCCTTTGGAACCGGCTTCAGCTTCACGACTCCAAGAGCAATGAAAGGATTCTCCCCGCTTTTTATTCGGACAATTATTTTTCTTTGCTTCCGGGTGAGTCGAAAACAGTAACAATTGATCTCCCCGCGGGTGCTGAGAAAGAAACAGCGGATATGTCGGTTGAACTTTCCGGATTCAATACAGAAAACCGGAAAATTCAAATTATGGAATGA
- a CDS encoding glycoside hydrolase family 95 protein: MKTLKTLYRPIFLLFALLISINVWSLPESEDPPFMLWYNQPAAEWTEALPLGNGRLGAMVYGTIQQERIQLNEESLWAGQPVDAHPPEFREHLPEIQEALLNDNPARAKKLMQQYGTQRPTSFRSYQPLGDILLSFEGLNDTNNYRRELNLNTGISNVAFDSEGQHHTRETFISATDDVLVIRLQAGDRDKLNLDIHLTRSKDAQTKAADNNTLIFKGQIIDRKPPEGPEPNPGGSGPGGKHMRFGGVLKASTEGGSIISRDSTLQIKEASQVTILFSAATDYDLSTMNFDRTTDPVAKARATVNNAMQKPYRVLRRHHVAEHREMFERVDLNLGQSQQDNLPTNKRLEALKEDKADPALVALMFQYGRYLLMNSSRYPARLPANLQGVWNKEMWAPWEADYHLNINLQMNYWPHNPGNLPETIIPYLNFAESLAEHGKETARKMYGADGWVVHHCTNVFGRTTPSGSTEESQINNGYFPVAGAWFLMPLWRHYEFYRDKQLLEERIYPLMKGSAEFILDFLIENEQGQLVTAPSHSPENLYIHPETGEPQRLTVAATMDIQIIHTLFSACIQAADILGKDAGLKEKLRTAREKLPPVQIGDDGTIQEWIRDYEEENPGHRHISHLFGLYPGTTIHPGKPELFKAAEKTIERRLAHGGGHTGWSRAWIISLFARLQDEERAHENALALLKESTLTNLFDTHPPFQIDGNFGFTAGISEMLMQSHRDTIRILPALPDKWEKGYIRGLQARGNFRVDIHWDNHKLRRVAVTSKQGNMCTLRYRDSTITFNTREGKTYVFDNNLLPIDED; this comes from the coding sequence ATGAAAACCCTAAAAACCCTTTATCGCCCAATTTTTCTCCTTTTCGCTTTACTCATATCCATTAATGTTTGGTCTTTACCCGAGAGTGAAGATCCACCTTTCATGCTGTGGTACAATCAGCCGGCAGCAGAATGGACAGAAGCCCTGCCGCTTGGTAACGGCAGACTTGGGGCCATGGTATATGGAACCATACAGCAGGAAAGGATACAACTAAACGAAGAAAGCCTGTGGGCAGGACAACCGGTAGATGCACATCCTCCTGAATTCAGGGAACATTTACCAGAGATACAGGAAGCGCTGCTGAATGACAATCCGGCGCGGGCCAAAAAGCTGATGCAGCAATACGGCACGCAACGCCCCACTTCTTTTCGCTCATACCAGCCGTTAGGAGACATCCTGCTGTCATTTGAAGGACTGAATGATACCAATAACTATCGTAGAGAACTCAATCTCAATACAGGCATTTCAAACGTAGCTTTTGATTCGGAGGGGCAGCATCATACCAGGGAAACTTTCATATCCGCAACGGACGATGTTCTGGTAATAAGGCTTCAGGCAGGAGATAGAGATAAGCTTAACCTGGATATTCACCTTACCCGCTCAAAAGATGCCCAGACGAAAGCCGCAGACAACAACACCCTTATATTTAAAGGTCAGATTATTGACAGGAAGCCCCCGGAAGGACCCGAACCCAACCCGGGCGGATCCGGTCCTGGTGGAAAACACATGCGGTTTGGCGGAGTCCTGAAGGCCTCGACAGAGGGCGGAAGCATTATTTCCAGGGACAGCACCTTACAAATTAAGGAGGCCAGCCAGGTAACCATTCTTTTTTCTGCTGCTACAGATTATGATTTAAGCACCATGAATTTTGACCGCACCACTGATCCGGTGGCTAAAGCCCGTGCAACAGTTAATAATGCCATGCAAAAACCTTACAGAGTGCTTCGCAGACACCATGTTGCAGAACACCGGGAGATGTTCGAAAGGGTGGACCTTAATCTGGGACAGAGCCAGCAAGACAACCTTCCTACAAACAAACGTCTTGAAGCCTTAAAAGAAGATAAAGCGGACCCTGCTTTGGTCGCTTTGATGTTTCAATACGGCAGATACCTGCTGATGAACAGCTCACGTTATCCTGCAAGATTGCCGGCAAATCTCCAGGGTGTATGGAATAAAGAAATGTGGGCTCCCTGGGAAGCAGATTATCACCTGAACATCAACCTGCAGATGAATTACTGGCCGCACAATCCCGGAAACCTGCCGGAGACGATCATTCCTTACCTCAATTTTGCCGAATCATTGGCAGAACATGGAAAAGAAACAGCCCGCAAAATGTACGGAGCAGATGGCTGGGTAGTCCATCATTGTACAAACGTTTTCGGCAGGACTACACCTTCGGGCTCTACGGAGGAATCCCAAATAAACAATGGATACTTTCCCGTGGCGGGAGCCTGGTTTTTGATGCCTCTGTGGCGACACTATGAATTCTATCGCGACAAGCAACTGCTGGAGGAAAGAATATATCCATTAATGAAAGGTTCGGCGGAATTCATACTCGACTTCCTGATAGAAAATGAGCAGGGACAACTGGTAACCGCCCCGTCCCACTCCCCGGAGAACCTTTATATCCATCCCGAAACGGGAGAACCTCAGCGGTTAACTGTGGCAGCCACTATGGATATCCAGATCATCCATACCCTCTTTTCCGCCTGCATTCAGGCAGCCGACATCCTTGGCAAAGATGCCGGATTGAAAGAAAAGCTCCGTACAGCCCGTGAGAAATTGCCGCCGGTTCAGATAGGGGACGATGGTACCATACAGGAGTGGATCAGGGATTATGAGGAAGAGAATCCGGGCCACCGCCATATTTCCCATCTCTTCGGATTATACCCGGGAACGACGATTCATCCGGGCAAACCAGAACTATTCAAAGCCGCGGAAAAAACAATTGAACGACGCCTGGCTCATGGCGGCGGCCATACCGGCTGGAGCCGGGCATGGATCATCAGCCTTTTTGCACGGCTGCAGGATGAGGAGAGGGCCCATGAAAATGCCCTGGCGTTGCTTAAAGAATCCACACTGACCAACCTGTTCGATACCCATCCGCCTTTCCAGATCGACGGAAACTTCGGATTTACTGCAGGCATTTCAGAAATGCTGATGCAAAGCCACAGGGATACCATTCGTATCCTCCCGGCCCTGCCCGATAAGTGGGAAAAGGGATATATCAGAGGGTTACAGGCCAGAGGAAATTTCCGTGTAGACATTCACTGGGACAATCATAAGCTGAGAAGAGTGGCCGTAACCTCCAAACAGGGCAATATGTGCACCCTACGGTATAGAGATTCCACCATAACATTCAATACCCGGGAAGGAAAAACCTATGTATTCGATAACAATCTACTTCCCATAGATGAAGATTAA